The Xiphophorus hellerii strain 12219 chromosome 3, Xiphophorus_hellerii-4.1, whole genome shotgun sequence genome segment ATGATCTGgaatttaaatcagattaaaaatgttacaaatattgAAATTGAAACTTTagctaaatgtgttttctgactGCCAAATTGAAAATAAGCTACTAATTCATTTGTGTCTTATCAGAGATTTAAGACGCTTGATCTCTGTGTACAATTATTATCAGATAACATTTACTTACTTAAATAAAGCAGTTTAATAATTCcctgtgtgcctgtgtgtgtgttttgctcaAGATGAAGACATGAACCCTGGCATCAAAGAGATGGAGGCCATGATTCTGGAGTGTGCGAAGCTGGACAGGGAGATAAACTACTTTGTTGATATTGTACAGCAAGCCACAGCTGAGGTGAATCACAATGTGTCACAATCAGAATCATCCAAGTGGAAAGCACTCCAGCACTTCTTTTAATTCACCAAGATCAAACATAAGAGGGATTATGGAGAAGAAGACTTTAATTAACGAAAAGTACAATGTAAATGTTTGATTCCTGAATACATCATTGGAGCTTCTTTTTTTGGCATTTCTTTTACTTGATATTTTCCACatctaataaataattttgaagcTTTAGATCAATTACATGAAGCTTCTTTTCCAGTTTAATAAGCTGACTGACATGTGTTTCTATCTGTAGGTCACTCCCCAGCATCCAGAGGCCATGTTCAGCCTGTCTGCCAAAGTGAAGGAGCGGTTTGCAGAGAGAATCGCTCAACTCTCCAACGCTGATCTGAACAATCACCAGAAAGTGGCTGCATTCAAGGAGAACATCAAGAACTCTCTGCAAGAAGGTTAGACTTTGTGATTCTATTGGTCAGGTATTGATGTATAtacaaagtatttacaccccttgGGCCTTTCTGCCACTGTCTCgtattaaaagcacaaaattctGCGTGTTTtggttgggattttatgttggTTAAGAGTATGGCACCTACCAAGACATCgctttttttaaactgagggtttttttttttttttttttttggcctacatgcaaaatgctgTTTGTGCTGAAAAACTAACTGTACATCACCTTAAACACGTCATCCCCAAGGGAAAACATGAGAGTGGCAGCAGCATTCTGTGGGTGTGCCTCTCTATAGGAGGGACAGTGAAGGTAGTCGGAGTTAGAGGGAACTTGGATGGAGCTGAACAGCAGAACGATCCAAAACATACATTCAGTGGTGTTTGCTGCTCCCAGAttttctccatccaatctgactgagcttcagctaTTCTGCAAAGAAGGTTGGACAGACCAGCCACTTTGTAGGTGTGCAAAAGTACGAGAAAGACACCCAATGACTTGCAGCTGCAACTTTAACAAAAGATAGTACATACATGTGGGTAATATGACTCGGGTCACTGAATATAGAGGgatatttagcttttatttgttttttaccatATGGAAAATGGGACTGAAACTAACAATTCTTTTAGTAATCCATTAttctttttctatctttttaGAGAATTTGACCCacatgaaactaaaactatCACATTAGAGGATGGAACATACGGTATTTACAAAGTGGGgtcttttttcatcttaaatgcaaaaaagaaaaaaattttgtacagttttggtttaattacctcTCTGAGTTAGTATGTCTTTCAGCAAATGGGTTTTTATGAGTGTGTATAATCCAGTcagtgattaatcgattactaactagttgacgattatttcaataaccgaTTAGTCACGATTCATTTGATCAATCGTTTCAGCCCCAATAGAAAATGTAACTGCAATCCTGTGTTTGTGATAAATGTTTCATGGGAAACTTACAGACTTTGTGCAAGGGGATTTATTTTGGAGCAAAGCGTTGAATCCATCACCGCTGAAGTGCTTCCTCCTGGCATAATCTGTAAGGCTAATCCTGCCCAAGCACGCCTCTTTTGCATACTGGGTATCCTCCAGTCGTCCTGTTGATGTTCCAGTTCATCATCACCGACTCGCTGTGATTGGACACAAGCTGCGTGCATGTTGTGCTTTCTTTAGCCGACCAGGATTCCGCAGAGGGCATAGAGGAACTCGACGAGGACATCGCCGTCACCCAGAGCCAGGTCAACTTCACCTGCCCACTCACACAGGTAAATCATTCCTGGATGCTTTAACACTTTCTTTCTGGACTTCCCATTAGAAATCACTCACACTTTCCAGTTTCAGCAACtgaatgttgttgttttctttcttcctttctttccttctttcttcttttttctttctttctttcttccttcgtTCTAATAAGTTTTGTTACTCAAAGCAACCTGCCTGCTGTGTTTTATCTGCATTCAAGGTGGAGATGGTGAACCCAATGAAGAATAAGAAGTGCAACCACCACTACGATGAGGAAGCCATACTGAGTCTGATCAAAACGAAGCAGAGCCAGAAGAAGACGTGCCGGTAAGACACTCTCCCTGCGAGGACGCTTAGAGAGTCGAGTCAGGTTCAGCGCCGGTAAACAACTCGGCAGGTTGGCATGGGACCAGCAGCAGGCTGCCTTTAATTGCttaaaaaacccccccaaaaaacacggATTCCTCATTGTAGCGCTTTGATGTTGGAGTCGAGCTAAATGTGGAGCTCtgataaaatcccaaagaaaatCTTCCATTCTCCATTCTTAAGTTTTTGATATGGCCTTTAATGAAATTCtcactaaatattaaataagtcGTGCTGCTGCAGGATCATCTCAGTAAATAAGAGTAATATTGAAAAGAGCAAATCTCAGAGTGACTCAATCAGAAAGTGATGAAAGATTGATGAAAGTAGTTATTATAAGCTCGAAACCTAGATTATTGCAACGTTTGAATGTCgtaaatgaacaataaaataatttttaatacagaaatgttggcATACTGAACCTGGTTGGGCCTCTTTTTGCATGATTTCCTGCATGAGTGCAGAGAGACATGGAGGAGAGCAGCCTGTTGCTCTTCTGAGAAAGTCCAACTTTCTTGatgttcttcctttctttcccgAAACTCTTCAATGAGCTTTGCTTCACAATCCCCTCCAGGCTGCAATTATCACACTTCTGCTTGCGCACATTTTTCtatcacactttttccttccactcaattttctgtTAGTATTCTTAGATGAAACACACTCCCAGTTTTATGGGAGTTGATGAGCCAAAATGA includes the following:
- the nsmce2 gene encoding E3 SUMO-protein ligase NSE2, which translates into the protein MSLKAVDGILSSLKSCQTDLGTGMDIVTDIAMDLAETRDEDMNPGIKEMEAMILECAKLDREINYFVDIVQQATAEVTPQHPEAMFSLSAKVKERFAERIAQLSNADLNNHQKVAAFKENIKNSLQEADQDSAEGIEELDEDIAVTQSQVNFTCPLTQVEMVNPMKNKKCNHHYDEEAILSLIKTKQSQKKTCRCPVVGCGNGDVKESDLIPDQMLRRKIQNQKRQSNKT